The DNA window CATAGGATCAAGGATCATGAAAGATTAGTATTTTTATCTATGGTGTTTGAGTTATACAAAGTTATCCTGTTAACTTGAACTGGAGGATGAAATTTGCTTATGGGTCATGAATCAAGGTATATCTTCATTGGGTTTGCAATCACCAATTGAGGTAGGGTTTATTTCTCTATTCATATGGTGATCAAAGAGATTATTCATATGGTGATCAAAGAGATTATTCAGTTGGGGATCCACTTGCCTACAAACTTACTTGAATTGTCCATCAGTGGAGGATACAAGTCATTGGTTCATAATTCACTACTTGAATAAGGAGTCTTGGCTTTTGAATTTATGCTAAAGAAGTGCATGGATTTATTTGGAGTTGTTTCATATTTAGGGATTGATATGCATTTATCATTATTGAGGGTAGCGTTTGAGACAATTTGGAATCTGTTGGAAGCATTTAGACGAGATTGACTTTGAACCGGAATCATTTCTTTTAAGCCATATTAGACGACAACGGTACTTATTTATCCATGATGTTACAAGAACAAAGAAAATCATTACACAATGGTCCATGAAATAGTACCAAAAGAAGTCATTACAAGTCTCAATCAttacaaggaaaattacaaaaaagaaaGAGACCCATTAAAATTGCTACGACTTCATTCAGCTTCATCCTGATTTCACCTTTGGCTTTACTTGGAAAAGATCTCCCTTGAGTTGTTCATCACATCATCATCACACCATTCCTTCATAATCCACACAGTTCAATCAACCTTTTCCAGAACCTGCTGCAAAATCATAAGAAAAGCAGTCTTGCATAAGAATACATACATCAGTACCATACCATCTAAGCAAGTCAAAATTCCGCATACAGAAAACCCATTCTAACTCTCAACAGTCCCATTTCAACTCCTAAACTCCTAACTGTTTTGTTACTAACAACTTACACAATTCAATATTAATATTATCCACTTTTATTCAATAAATACACAGAACTTAGCATCCATTGTCTAAATTGCTCACCTCTATTTTAGCCCGTATTCAAGCCACGTCCCTATCTTGCGCACAGCAGCCCACCAACCTGTTACCATTACCATCTGCAATTGATAACCGATCTGCTCCTAACACTACATCATGTCAGTCCCTGCATCaagtaaagaaaaaataaaattctgCAGCCATATATTCAACATACCAAACCACACTattttcaactaactttccatATTCATAAGTTGGACTAAGCCATTCCCTCCTCAGATCTCAGCATTCCTCATCTGTATTATTCTATTCATCCATGTTTAGATCCCATGCCATGTGGGTGATTCAACCGAGTGACTTCGTATCCATGACGCGAATATATTTGAATCCTGCAGAGAGTACAAGAGGAAACGCATCAAGATCAGTCCAGCCATCAACATTCAAAGAGAGGGGAAGCTAAATAATAGGTTCTAACAGAATTACAGAAGGAGAGTCTAGTCAAATGCAAAGCCAAAGTTCAGTCAAAACATAAATAAAGATTCACACTTGAACATCCATACCTTATGGCACTACGCTTCCAGCTTCTGCATCACTATCTACACAAATCACTAAGTCAAAACAGCCCTGGACATAACACCACTCGGTTTTGCATACAAATAGATAAGTCACAACCTGCACAGACCATAATAACATTCGATTAACTCTTACTATAACAGTTTTAAAGTTTTTAACTATGCATATCACAACTGGCTTTTACAAACTTAACCAATTTGTAACTAACATTTTCCACCCATAACTAACTTTCTATCCAGTTACTAACAGAatcataacagttataaccaaccGCTAACAGAATTTTAACTACCAAAAACAGAACAATAACCAACTCAATCTCTCACCCTTAATCTTATAACAGAATCCTCTCAATCCAAGGGCTCACAATCACTCTCCTCTAACTGAATCCTCTCAATCTCATTCTATATAAACTCAACCTCCCCCTCATTCAAGGATTCCTCTCCACCACTTCCACACCAtcctccatcttcatcttctgtTCCACCCATCATCACCACCGCACAATCATCTTCAACAATTCTCAAaccttcatcattcatcaaaccTCACCCTCACCATCACTATACGCTCATCTCCATTGTTGAGCAGAGATTCAACCTCTGAAACTCTGCTACAACAGAGCTAAGCCCTCACCTTCACCATTCAATCTTTCAATCTCTCTCAATCAGAGCTCACAACACACACGGAAAGGAAAACAACAGAAGAAGAGAAGAATATGAAGAAGTGAGAGATCAAGAATCACCTGAAGAAGTTATCATCTTCCTCAACCGCGTGTACTTTGCCAAGGATCCTCGGTGTTCTCTTCATCTCGTACAACTCTTCAATCCAGGTACGTCTTCGAACTACCTCCTCTACCTCCATATTTATTTCCGTTCTTGATGTTGTAGTGTGGTATGAGCACCCTTGAGCTTTTCCCCCATGATCTTGATCTAGGATTTGTAACTATTAGCAATCAATTGGTTTTTCCTTCGGATTTAGGGTTTATGATCTATTCAGATTAGGGAAATAAAGCGAGgttgtgagaaaattgaaaattaagGTCATAGATGAGAGTGGGAGGCGAAATAAGTGAAGATAGAGGCTTCGATTACTGCTTTCGGTCGGGCTCCGCCGTctccggcgcggcggagcgatttccggcgacTGTTTTGAGTGAGAGAGACGAGAGAGATACGAATAGAGAGTGTCTAGTCTGAGAATGTGAAACGGCCAAACAAACCCTAAATTCCCCTTTTCAATTTTAtcagttaattatattttacaTAAAGTTTGGTGTTAAGTTGGTAACGTATAATCATGCTAACTAATGTGTTAATGTAACATAAGTATGCACCTAACTAACAATAATTAAATCAACGTTAAAATCTGAGTAATGATATCAACTGGATCAACACAAGAGCCTCTTTGGGCCTATTACGAAATTGCTTACATCCACCCCCATTTGGCCCGTTAAGGTTCTTTCTGGCAACAAAATCTGTAAACAAAACGCCCTTTTAGGGCTCAGCGCCAATTGCTGGCTACACCCCTCTGAGCCCATAATTCTTCTGGCAAAAATCTGTGAACAAAAAAACATCCTttgggctgggccctgcgccctgctGCTAATCACACCCAGTAATTCAGATTACACCCCTCTGACTCTATTTAAAATTGCTAGAATTTTAGGCCATTTTACTTAGTTTTTTCCCACTTCCTTTTAggcaataaaaatactaattttctaccatcattttagacctttaatacacaattttgacatagaaaaataatcactaaaaaatattagtttaggcttgtattttaattcttttgcttgattagaattcttgttctttgtcatataaaaatcaataaaaataatagtcctttaattcacttttggtactatattttgcagcatttgcttccatgttttgtaccatatttcaagtcatttttttagtcatttttgcactatttttgtatcattgtttacttgtaatttttacttgtaattttgatcTTTGCTTGTGCGTGTAATCTCAttcctttagatttaggacctataatctctatAACTATTAGGATTAGTCTTTTTTCCttaaattcctaactttaggtagaaaccatgataacattaggatctagaaatcccttttaaacacttaggctagttattcattttaggctagttttcttcttctttttctcttttgacattaaacattaacaaatatagatgtgaatcacattaagaaagtgatagagaaatgagtgggattcattccctaatctgtttctcaatcacttagtggcatagaaatgagtgggattcattccctaatctgtttctcggtcactacttaatgggagagaaatgagtgggattcattccctaatctgtttctcgaacattaactaatgggatagaaatgagtgggattcattccctaatctatttctcgaacattacataatgggatagaagtgagtgggattcattccctaatctgcttctcgatcattatacatttttgtgtgattcaactcgcagattaatttcccttaaaaatcaccaatcaaaaacatctaaaacacttaataaaggctcagacctaaacaaagtaatgaagtggtgcgaaaccttgtattgggttttgttcatcatgaagttacataaaaaacacaaaccaattttctcttttctctcttgcctccgaggcattccttctcttgccttcagggcattctttctcctaatcggacacgttatttccgctccattcccagcttaagactccagaggtcgagcagcggagtgcgaatgtaactgttcaactaaaaaacacaaaaacaaacaaaaactaaagagccgaactacggcgctctgattcctgaaaaggatacgtaggcattaggtcgcggggcctaagcgagcacaactatttagaaaccttattttccccgtgtttcttcttctttcatttgcatgcattcccttagcattaagctttagatttatacacccttagaatagaacaaacataagtggatcctgtggagtaccacagacgtgagggatgctaataccttcccctcgcgtaaccgacttcttacctgatctctggtcgcaagaccttttcttatcctttccttattccaggttttctgatattcctttccctatttgggataaatatattggtggcgactctgttcattttcgcgagcgtgcgacaactagTCCTGTGTCAATGGCTCCTTATAGGATGTCAACTTCTGAGTTAagtgaattgaagaagcagttggaggAATTACTAGAGAAGATGTTTGCTTGACcaagtgtttcaccatggggtgcgcctgtgttgttaGTTAAGAAGAAGGACGGTAGTATGCGGTTATGTGTTGACTACATGCAGTTGAATAAAGTAACTATCAAGAATAAGTATCCATTTCCGAGGATTGACGATTTGATGGATCACTTGGTTGGTGCTTGTGTTTTCAGCAAGATAGATTTAAGATCCGAATATCATTAGATTTGTGTTAAACTAGATGATATTTCGAGAACAATGTTCATAGCAAGGTATGATCACTATGAGTATACGGTGATGTCGTTTGGCGTATCttatgcacctggtgttttcatggagtatatgaacaaaaCATTTCATCCGTACTTAGATGAGTTTGTGGTGGTTTTCATCGACGACATTTTGATATATTCCAAATCTGATGAAGAACATGCTAAACATCTGAAGATTGTGTTGCAGGTATTGAGAGAGAAAAAGCTTTATGCCAAACtatcaaagtgtgagttctggttgaaGGAAATGAGTTTCCTTGGCCTTCTAAAGTTGATGTTGTGTTGCAATGGGAGACTCCGAAGTCTTCCGCTGAGATTCAAAGTTTTTATGGTTTGGTTGGTTATTACCGCAGGTTTTTCGAAGTTAGCTTTGCCTTTGACTCAATTGACTCGAAAGGGTCAAGCTTATGTGTGGGATATAGCTTGTGAAGAGAGTTTTATTGAACTCAAGAAAAAGTTCACGACGGCTTCAATGCTGATTTTGCCTAACCCGAGTGaaccttttgttgtgtattgtgatgcgcTGATGTAGgatggggagattgttagttaTGCTTCTAGAGAGCTGAAAGTCCATGAAAGAAATTATCCTgcacatgatttggagttggaagttgttgtatttgtgtttaataattggagacattatctgtttgGATCTAGATTCGAAATggtcagtgatcacaagagtttgaagtatatgttggatcagaaggaattgaatatgagacagagaaggtggccTGAACTTCTGAAAGATTATGACTTTGACTTGAGTTACCATCCTGGTAACGCTGGTGTTTTGAGTAGAAAGTCTTTGCATATGTCGATCCTTATGGTTAGAGAGTTTGAACTGATTGAGCAATTCAGGAATATGATTTTAGTATGCGAAGAAATTCCTAACAGTGTGAAGCTAGGTATGTTTAAATTAACAAGTAGTATTTTGGATGAGATCAGAGAAGctcaaaagtttgatttttatttggttGGCCAGTTGTTTCTAATTAACCAAGGTAACGGAGGTGATTTttgaattgatgagaatggtgtgATGAGGTTCAGAGATAGAGTATGTGTTTGTGACGTGCCAGAAATCAAGAAgaatattcttgaagaaggacatagaAGTAGGCTGAGTATTCATCCCAGTGCAACAAAGATATACTAGGATTTGAAGAAAATGTTTTGATGGGATGGGATGAAGAAAGATGTTGCAGAGTTTGTCTATGTttgtttaacttgtcagaagtcaaagattgaacatcagaagttGATGGGTTTGATGTAACCATTGAGTATTttggaatggaaatgggatagtatttctatggattttaTGACAGGTTTGCCTAAGACAGCTAAAGGTAGTGATTTAATTTGGGTGATAGTAGATAGATTGACTAAGTCGTCTTATTTCTTATCGATGAGGATCAATTACTTATTGGATAAGCTAGTTGAGTTGTATATCAATGAGATTGTGAAATTGCATGGTATACCTTGGAGTATTGTGTATGATAAAGCTCTGAGGTTAACATCcaaattttggaaaattttgcaGAAGGCGCAGGGTTCTGAGTTGAAGTTGAGTTCATCCTATCATCCGCAGATGGACGATCATACTGAAAGGACTATCCGGTCTTTTGAAGATTTGTTGAGGTCTTGTATGCTAGaacaaggaggtgcttgggatagccACTTGtcattgattgagtttacctacaatatTAGTTTCCATGCTAGTATTGGAATGACACTgtatgaagcattgtatggtagaagatgtaggactccgttgtgttggtatgagtcAGGGGAGAATGTTGTGCTCGGACATGAAATTGTGCAGCAGACGActgaaaagatcaagatgatccaagagaagatgaaaACTTCACAGAGTCTTTAGAGCAATTATCTTGATAAGAGGAGAAATACGTTTGAGTTCCAAGAGGGAGATCGTGTGTTTTTTAGAGTTATTCCGGTGACTGGTGTTGGGAGAGCTTTGAAGTTCTGTAAGCTCACTTCAAATTTTGTTTGTCCTTATTACATATTGCAGGGGATAGGAGAGGTAGCCTATAGGATTGCTTTGCCACCATCGTTTGttaatcttcatgatgtgttccatgtgtctcagttgagaaAGTATATTCCAGATCCATCGCATGTAGTCCAAGAGGATGATGTGCAGGTAAGAGATAACTTGACTGTTAAGGCGTTGCGTGTGCAGATAGGAGATCGTGAGATGAAGCACACGTGTGGGGAGGACCAGCTTGTGACAGTATGACTTAGGAGCGTGAGGATCAGATGAAAGAGTCGTTCCCGACTCTGTTTCCttcaggtaattttcgaggacgaaaattctttaagttggggagagttttaACACCCCAAATTTAGAATTTATattgttttgatgttttgttgTGAATATTGtgaattttggtattttgttgtTGTGGTTAGAGGGTGTGTGAACTTAGTTGGAAGGGTAGTACCCTGACTTAGagataattagaataattaattaagttgaatgttaattatttaattagaattaagtATTAGTTGgttgaaataaataattagaa is part of the Vicia villosa cultivar HV-30 ecotype Madison, WI linkage group LG2, Vvil1.0, whole genome shotgun sequence genome and encodes:
- the LOC131649094 gene encoding uncharacterized protein LOC131649094 encodes the protein MRQRRWPELLKDYDFDLSYHPGNAGVLSRKSLHMSILMVREFELIEQFRNMILVCEEIPNSVKLGLPKTAKGSDLIWVIVDRLTKSSYFLSMRINYLLDKLVELYINEIVKLHGIPWSIVYDKALRLTSKFWKILQKAQGSELKLSSSYHPQMDDHTERTIRSFEDLLRSCMLEQGGAWDSHLSLIEFTYNISFHASIGMTLVIPVTGVGRALKFCKLTSNFVCPYYILQGIGEVAYRIALPPSFVNLHDVFHVSQLRKYIPDPSHVVQEDDVQVRDNLTVKALRVQIGDREMKHTCGEDQLVTV